ACAAGATAACATATCAAAACTCCTTTGATTGCTATGTTTGATTCTCATCATTTCCTTCCTTTTAATATTCACACCATTCACCTTCTACTATTACATAATCCCTTCTCAacccacaatatatatatattttctaattatatatatattaaaataaatcataattattataaaattatatggaTAGAGATAACACTttgtattaataaattatatatttttattattataaaaataatattataacttATGACTAATAACAGTATCGTGAGttatattgaaagaaaaattaagtagattatgtgttattattttatttatttactatattctctaataaaaatataaaagatgatATCGTGATCAGGTATATGGTCATAAGATTAGtcttattataaaatttgtgtttgCACCAACAGGAAGGCACTAGAGGGTAGCAGAAGGTCAAAGTTGTTGCAAACTATTCAAATACAACAACTGAAATTAAGAAGAGATTAATTAGGGAAATCAATCccagttaattaattaaatagacaATCATTAATTGAAGGGTTAATTAAGTAGTAATTATAGtttggtgatgatgatgatgatcatctCCTCAGGTTTGATCTTCAGAGACTGATCATTAATTCTTAGATCGGTAATTAAACTAAGTTGATTTTATGATATGAAGGCAGAGATGAAAGCAAATtaatgggaagaagaagaagaaagcagtCTTCTTTCTGCTGGATCAAGCAGAAGAAGGAGACCCATCATTACTGTTCTCATTTAGTGCTTTGACATTACCATTGCCAATGGCGGCGCCGATGTCTTTCCGGAGAAAAGTGTGCTTATTGTTATGCATCCAGACCTTGAGAACGCCTTTTCCGACGCCGACTTCGTTGCAGAACTCTTCCACCATCGCATCGTCGGACTTCGGGATCTTCCAGCCCAGCTTCTCCGAGAAGGACAACATCTTCTCCTTCTGCTCCAGGCTGAATTTGGTTCGGAACCGCTTCCTAGTCGACGTCGGGGTGCCCGGCATCGCCACCGGGGGGGTCGGGAGCTCCTCGGAGACCCCGGTGCCGAGAGCCAGCAACGTGCGAGGCTGCGGCGGCGAGGGCGAGGACAACGGCGAGCTCCGTCGAGGGGGAGGCGGCGGAAGGGGAAGCGGACGGAAGTCAATTAGGAACTGGGCGGGGGAGGGTTCGTCTTCGCGACGGTGGAAGTTACGGTGGCAACCGCACGCGGCGCACTTGATCGAGCTGGGGTCGGATGCGTGTGCGGCGGGGGAGGGCATGAACTCTCCACAGCCGTCCACGGCATGGCCCCCGATGCCGGCGGCGTGATTCTTGAGACATTCTTTGTAGGCCACCAGCTGCAAAGGCGGCGGGTGGGATTGGCGAAGCTGCTGCTGGTGGCCGTTCTTCCTCTTCTTGTGTGCTCCGCCGTTGGCGGCGGCAGGTGGGGATTCATCGTTATGCGTGTGAAGAGGGCTGTGGCAAGGGTTGGTGGGAAGATCCATTGGAAGCGAGCAAATCAAGCAATATTAATGGCGGAGGGAGAAATTTAGGGGTAGGGTTTGCTGATAATAATCTCAGAGGTTTTGGCTCATGTGACGGCGACGGCGATTTTCCGGTTGAAATCTCAAGAGTTGCCGCAAATGGGCTTGGTGGTGGTTGAGATTGGCGGATTAGTACATATAGAACTCactaattcattttttaatttattattataattactgTAATAATATATGCTTaaaccaatatttttattattatttttgtcactTCTCGAGACCCAAATAAATGTGTCGACACGTGACCGAAATGCTCCCTTCCACTTGGTTTAATTTGCCGATTTCCAGCCGCCAATTGGTACACGTGGCGCTTCGACAgcactgtgtgtgtgtgtgtgttattgCAAGCACTTCACTTCAAGTCTCGTTATTAATCCAACTAGCAGATCTATCGTTTTTGTACTTTGTATTCGATCGGTCTTTGTTTgattatcaaaatttatattaattttgattatttcagtTAATTTTAGTTACTTTGATCATTTTAACTAATAtacttgaattattttttaaattttggttc
The sequence above is a segment of the Diospyros lotus cultivar Yz01 chromosome 7, ASM1463336v1, whole genome shotgun sequence genome. Coding sequences within it:
- the LOC127806514 gene encoding zinc-finger homeodomain protein 8-like, which translates into the protein MDLPTNPCHSPLHTHNDESPPAAANGGAHKKRKNGHQQQLRQSHPPPLQLVAYKECLKNHAAGIGGHAVDGCGEFMPSPAAHASDPSSIKCAACGCHRNFHRREDEPSPAQFLIDFRPLPLPPPPPRRSSPLSSPSPPQPRTLLALGTGVSEELPTPPVAMPGTPTSTRKRFRTKFSLEQKEKMLSFSEKLGWKIPKSDDAMVEEFCNEVGVGKGVLKVWMHNNKHTFLRKDIGAAIGNGNVKALNENSNDGSPSSA